The genomic stretch AACGCAATATTCCTCATTCAAAATATGAACAATGTAATATTAACTGTTCCAACCCAACAAGCACCTAACTGGATGGTTAAGGAGCTTAAAGCAATATACGGATGAATAATATCTAATTAATCGTTAAAATAGTATAAAGAGGAATTTAAATGGATATAAATAAATTATGTGTGGGTATTATTATCCTATTAACATTCGGAGTGATATGTGGCATTACAGCCAATAATAATGCAGTTTATGGTGTAGACCAATGGTGGCAAAACAATAACGCAGAAGCATGGATACAAGCCAATGACTCAAGTGTTTATTTTAGTGGACTTACAGCAACAATCCATGTTCGAATAAAGAACAATGCAGATCATATTCAATATTTCAAAATAAGTAATGTATACACTGGAAGTCTGGTTGAAGGTTCCACAATACAATGGATTATTGACTGGACATCCCCTCCCGCAGTTAAAATGGTAGATGCAGTTAGCCCCGAATTAGGCGGAGATATGGGATGGAAAATCAATCCAGGAGAAACAAAGGACATAGCATTCAAACTACATGCAGTTGGACCAATGGGAGATATTCCCTCTTATATATTTAACGCAGGTGCAGTTCCAAACACATACTGGCCTTTAATTCCCGATCCAGGGATGATGAATTCATTTTTCATACCTAATGAAATTGAATATTTAAATCCTAACCTGGATCTTCAACACTGGAAAGGAACATTTTCATTCTTACTTACAAATGTAAAAACATGCCGTGTACACGGAATAGTAAGAGCACCAATTGTACCTACAGATTCAAAACTTACATATAGCAACCCCCGAATTACTTTCATTGAAAAAAAACTATTAATGGATATTGCGTCATGGGACGTTAACCTCGGAGCTGGTGCTTCAGCATGGTTCACTTACACTTATGAATGGCCTTCAGGTTCTTCTTCATCAACAACAGGAACTTTCTCATCTCCCTCAACATCAGTACCCAAAACTAGTGCAACTACAAAAACATCATCAGTACCCACACCAGAAACAGGAGTACCCTACGGATTGTTTGTAATTGGAGGAGTTTTAGCTGCTGGCGGACTAATTTATGCCAGATTCATGAGATAAATCCAAAACAAACAATAATTTAACAGAGAATTACATGAAATTATCAACAGTTTTCATTATGATAGGGATGGTAATCATCTCACTCTATTTTTTAGTGGAAGTAAGTTATTATTCATCTACAGAAAATATTCAGGAGAATAGATCCACTGTTCCCTATTTAGAAATACCTGCAATTGGCATTGATCAAAGTATCAATAACAAATCCATAGATTACGGAATATATCATGAACCAAAATCTGCAAAGGCAGGTTTGGGTACAGTAGCATTATTTGGACATAGAACATTCTATGGTTCTCCTTTTTTAAATTTAGATAAGCTTAAAAATGGAGATAATATAACTGTAGCATGGCCGGGAATAGGTAATGTTGAATATAGAGTAGTAAATTCATTTGTTGTTCCTGCATCATATCGTTTATCCATCGAGCAAGGAAAAACACTTTTTTTAATTACTTGTTACCCTTTAGGATCAACTAAACAAAGACTCATTATACAGGCTAATCAAACCAATATATATCCATTCAAATATGTAAATGACACAAAAACAAGTTCAAGTCCATCATTTTCATATTCATTATTGTTTATATTAATATTTTTAGGAACAGGATTGACTTTAACCTATTTATATCCTGTAAATGATGATAAGATACTTTTATTCATAACCACCCTTGTACTCACTTTCTTTTTATTATTAGGCTATTTGTTCCCTGTTCCTCCAGATAATGTAACATCAGGAATATCTAATATCAGCAGTTGGTTTGGTGGTTAAACTGAATTTATAATTAAATTTATTAATCAAATTATGATACAATTAATTTAGTGATTCTATGGATGTAGACAGCAAATATTTCAAAAACATTTCAAGTAGAGAGAGGGTGATATTTGAAGGGGCTATCACTATGGGGGCCTTGTTTCACCAGTTTGTTGGAACTCCTGTAACTGTTGAAAGCGCTGCAACACTTGAAAAATCTATAAAACATGCTATGGAGCTCCAGCCATGTATTATGGAAGTTGAAGTTAAAATAGATAGAGAAATGCTTGAAGATTCTAAAAGCGAGTTTGATTATGTATCATTAAGTGGCGAAATGATGAATATAAAAGTTGTATCAAAATACAATGATAAAAGAGCAGTTTTACGTATGGAATTTATTGAAGAACTTAATTATCCATTAATGTATGTTGAAAAGGTAGATTAAACAAAAAGCCCCTTTCATTTATTTTATTTAAAAATCCAATTGATTTGATGCCGATTTAATAAAGTAAATTTATTAATTAACCTCATTATACGTCTGTTTTTTATATTATTAGGAACACATATCAATTTGATAAAGTACTTTTTTAATTTAAATTTCTTATTCAGGGATTAATATGATAAAAGTTGATGAAAATTTATGCAAAGGATGCAACATATGCACAGAATTTTGCCCCCGTAAAGTTTATGAACAATCCAAAGAACTTGACAAGAAAGGAGTGCATCTCCCCATACCTATAAATGAGGAAGAATGTACAAAATGCAATCTTTGCGTTCTTTTATGTCCAGATCAGGCCATACACGTAGATGAAAAAGAAGAATAAAAAAATTGTTGGAGACTTTAAAATGGCAAATATCACGAATTATTTTATACAAGGGAATGAAGCATGTGCAAGAGGTGCGATAAAAGCAGGATGCCGCTTCTTTGCAGGTTACCCCATAACTCCTTCCACTGAAATTGCAGAAGATATGGCAGTATTCCTACCAAAAGAG from Methanobacterium sp. encodes the following:
- a CDS encoding ferredoxin family protein; protein product: MIKVDENLCKGCNICTEFCPRKVYEQSKELDKKGVHLPIPINEEECTKCNLCVLLCPDQAIHVDEKEE
- a CDS encoding class E sortase — translated: MKLSTVFIMIGMVIISLYFLVEVSYYSSTENIQENRSTVPYLEIPAIGIDQSINNKSIDYGIYHEPKSAKAGLGTVALFGHRTFYGSPFLNLDKLKNGDNITVAWPGIGNVEYRVVNSFVVPASYRLSIEQGKTLFLITCYPLGSTKQRLIIQANQTNIYPFKYVNDTKTSSSPSFSYSLLFILIFLGTGLTLTYLYPVNDDKILLFITTLVLTFFLLLGYLFPVPPDNVTSGISNISSWFGG
- a CDS encoding dihydroneopterin aldolase family protein — translated: MDVDSKYFKNISSRERVIFEGAITMGALFHQFVGTPVTVESAATLEKSIKHAMELQPCIMEVEVKIDREMLEDSKSEFDYVSLSGEMMNIKVVSKYNDKRAVLRMEFIEELNYPLMYVEKVD